The Populus nigra chromosome 14, ddPopNigr1.1, whole genome shotgun sequence genome has a segment encoding these proteins:
- the LOC133673517 gene encoding uncharacterized protein LOC133673517 has translation MDFNNFDTVKAEKVNAMLKYNNLQPLTKVFRLLEFCLALILFSWIFNKLPFAVKISGEFLRHLAGIIASPLFVFLLSNGIIATLIAKSGRFSGENHGADNADTQLYEELVKNTDSNRNCPKPFLSENPDLLLSHAATATATEMETTTKEEEVVFQEKHIVISEENTSTRTRENGDEDHAPDAEIYSDLDSDCENMKFRRTKSEKMERKNYVKEKKQLLRRSETEKLGSGGENLLCRENELSDEEFQRAVDEFIARNLMFRRQESMSVVVQNQITNIAEIEKQC, from the coding sequence ATGGATTTCAACAATTTTGATACTGTAAAAGCAGAGAAAGTTAATGCAATGCTGAAATACAACAACTTACAACCCCTAACAAAAGTGTTTCGTTTACTGGAATTCTGTCTTGCTTTAATCCTCTTCTCATGGATCTTTAACAAGCTTCCATTTGCTGTCAAGATTTCCGGGGAGTTTCTCCGGCATCTAGCCGGCATAATAGCCAGCCCcctctttgttttcttgctttctAACGGGATAATTGCTACCTTGATAGCGAAATCCGGCAGATTCTCCGGCGAGAATCACGGCGCAGACAATGCTGATACTCAACTGTACGAGGAGTTAGTAAAAAACACTGACAGCAACCGCAACTGTCCAAAGCCATTTCTCTCAGAGAATCCTGATTTGTTATTGTCTCATGCCGCGACAGCGACAGCGACAGAGATGGAGACAACAACAAAAGAGGAGGAAGTAGTGTTCCAAGAAAAACATATCGTCATCTCCGAAGAGAATACTTCCACTCGCACGCGTGAAAATGGGGATGAAGATCACGCTCCTGACGCGGAAATATATTCAGACTTGGATTCTGACTGCGAAAACATGAAATTTCGGAGGACAAAGTCGGAGAAGATGGAGAGGAAGAATTATGTGAAGGAGAAGAAGCAGCTGCTGCGGAGATCGGAGACAGAGAAGTTGGGGTCAGGAGGGGAGAATTTGCTTTGCAGAGAGAACGAGTTGAGTGATGAAGAATTTCAGCGTGCCGTTGATGAGTTCATTGCAAGGAATTTGATGTTTCGTCGACAAGAGTCCATGTCTGTTGTTGTTCAAAATCAGATCACAAATATTGCTGAAATTGAGAAACAATGTTAA